The genomic DNA CCAACCACATTCGTCTTGTATCAATCTCTTAAGTCAAGGCaaccaaaaaaagcaaaaccacAATTTCCCAAAAACCGAATcgaaccaaaatcaaattagaaaaaaaaaagaaagagaaggataTGATAGTCTTGACGGGATTGAATTTGTAATGAACAGGTGAGGCAGGGCAAGCCAGATGATAGATCTGGTCAACCTCAAGAAGGATCGGCTCGACGACATCGTGACGGATAAGTTCGAAATTAGGGTTACTGAAATGGTGCATCACGTTCTCCTTACGACCTGTGAAGAAATTGTCGACAACGATGACAGTGTCTCCTCTTGCCATCAAACGATCGACGAGATGCGATCCAACGAATCCAGCACCACCGGTGACGACGACTCGTAGTCCTTTGCGTTTCAATCCGAGTGGGATTTTCCCGCCTGTAGCTCCGATCCGGTTTAGGTACTCGAGGCTAGGTTTCCTCTGAGCCGGTACGTACGATTCGTCGGTTCTGATTCCGTAGCCGGAGAACGGATCCGAGTAAGGGGTTGATTGTGTGGAGCGAGGGAAAAGAGTGAAAACCAAAGTGGCGATTGCAATGCCAACGAGGACGAAGATAAGTCTCTGTTCACGGAGCAAGTAACGCATCGGACGAGTCACCATGAACCATGGTTTGATTGGTTTCGGGTAGTAAGCATCGGCGGTGGGTTGATCCGCCTCGTGTCTCCGATTGATCAGCTCGCTCGCCATCCGCAGCAATTGAATTCTCAAGATCtaacaatcaaaacaaaaaaaacaaatcaatcgttaagaagattttttaattttgtttttctttgtaaggaaaaaaacaatcacCGAGTCGAACTCGCCGGGACCTGAGTCAGACCttgaaaacgagagagagagagagagtgaaaagcGAATCGGTCTTTGTGGTCTATTTAAGTAGCGGAAGCGTTACAGGTCAAAGGCCCTTGCTTTTTCACTCTTATTACGATATTACCCCTccctttttttataaatttcattcaACCTTTCCTTCAATATCGGACATTAATATTATTGTTACTTAGTCCATTATTtgcaacaacaagaaacactcatatataattatatcatatggtgtttttttaattattattaataactCAATTTGTAATTAAATGATTACGAAAGGTTTGTTAGGTTTGCTAATCTCACGTAAACAAAAGTCAATGCCGAACCCTAACTTAGCACTCAAAGCCAAATATTGGTATGTGAGCTTTGAGTGATTTCgacgttctttttttttttccatctttaaaattaatttacaaactgcataacataacataatatttatatttgttagtTGCGTTAAAGTATTTTAGCATCTGTCATAATGTTAAAGCATGTTTCTAAATTCTAACTAGCtaaacagtttttttcttttttttacaatagTCGCCGGGTGACGGACCTAGTATATAAATTTAAGGAGGTCAATTAcagggaattttttttaatatgttatattgGTGGTTCGAACTCATATGGGGAGGTCAACAGTGCATAATTTACCATCTGTGCTACTGCaattttatgtaaaaacaaaCTATTTACTTAGTTTACCCAGATCAGGTGACCCACCTTTCCCCTTAGTATGTCTGCCAGTGCCTATGAGATTTAAATGTCATTgcctaaaaaagaaaagagactcAAATTAATTCTGActtaattgttgttttatttgtgtaCAAAGTTTCTTCCCAAGCAACCAAAAGATTAAGGTAGTAGATCCAGTTTAGTGGTAGTTCTATTTTGAGTTATTCCCTTGAGTGTACTTCTGCCTTCTGATTATAACATGAAACCTTTGCCAATTGCAAGACGCATGGTTTGGATCTAACGCGTACGTTAACCATGAGCTCCCTCCCTCGGCCTCCCTCACAAAACTACATATTTtctgaatattatatataccacTTTAGCTCCCAAGGTACGTTGCTAGATATTTTAGATATTGATCAATCtttgaaccaaaaaagaaatcacaTAAAACTTTGGATTCGGAGGtgattacaaattttagaaagGGAAGAGCATATTGGCGTTTACGTTGACTTGTGATGCTAACCTGGCGGTTAGCTATGTCGCCCGCCCCACATCTCTTTCACTCTCTTGCCTAACCTTTTTTGTATTCACGATGGCtaacaattaatataaattatttgttttttttttctcatcagaCCAACTTATTTGTTTGCTTACAAATAACAATTGAATTTTATTACCCATTATTTAAAACTAATGGAGTAAGACTAGCTAACTATAGATTTAGGATGATCTTATCTCTCTTATATGGAAACTCTGTAAGTGACAAAATAAAagcatcttttaaaaaaaaaattaatagattaGTGTTAACTTAAAGTATAAACAAATACTATGTAGAGAATATAAAAAGGGTAGCAACTTTGAATCGGTACCCTAAACATAAGATTTGAAGCAAGAATATGCTAACAAAACAATAACAtgaactttaatttatttatatgttcaTCGTTTGGCGTTAGTAGTAaagcaaaatcaatatattttcgtTAATTCTATATTAAAAGGAATTAAAacagttttaagaaaaaaaaactaaaacgaGTAAAAAAGTGCTACAAAAAAATCTTGTCTACCAAAgatatttttgtgtatttgtttacTATGTGTTGTCACCGACTTATTCCCACGTTTGACTTTATGACAGGTCCGTCACTCGTTTGGGTGGCTTGGGCTTGGGACGCTCAAATATAAACAACAATACTGGACTAATAATATCGGCCCGGACCAATATAATGACAATACGCTCATAACATATTGCTGTGAGGAATGCTGTGATTTGGCCCCTCCTCAATAAACCTTAAGTAACTCAATTCAAATGAGATAGATTACACTTTTTTGTTGTCTATATGATTTAACAATGAACCACCTTATTATTATACGCATACATGGATATTAAAGCTtggtaaaattttatgatttatgagaTTTTACAGACCATTAGCCGCGAGCTTGTTAAGGAGCGCGAGCGAATTGCTGGAGACATACAAAGACGTCGTGACTCTCCGCCGAATCATCCTGACCGTTGATGACTTCGACGACGTCTTTTCAAACCCATCGATACACGTGTCCTTGTCCGTGAGGGAAGTGCTAAGCCACGTGGCGAGATCGCTCATCTGCTGCTGAAACTCGCTGGCTTTGAGTGTCCGGAGGACGGCCAAGGACTTGTGGAGACTATCAAGAGAGTCTTGTAGCAGTTCTCGGCAGTCCGAGAGAGCGATGCGGTCGCGTTTCCCGACCGTCGAAAGCCGTGTTTTGAGAAGGTATCTAAGGACGTCTTTGTTGTCGGTTATGGCCACGGAGACGCCAGCACGTGCCCATTTGCTGGGACTGTTCTTGGCGACTGATGCAAACGGCGATAGCGTCGTAGCGCAGAGATCTCGGTAGTGTGTAACGCTACACGCGTTTTGTACGTAGCTGTTGCGCTTAGACGGTAATGATGAAGTTGgattgagagaaaggagaaagaagacaAGTGCAAATGCGATAGAAGAACTCATGGAGCTTTCTTATGTGTTGTAATAAGAAATATGTGTAATCTTTTATACAAAATTGGTGTCGACGAGAGAGATCGTATATATAGACAcgtataaatttaattttgggtttctGGTAGGTTTAAAAGTGAAAGTATAAAAAGTACGTATGGCGGTCCATTTTTAGTTGTCGAAGTTATGATCACAACGTTTCTAACGCTATGTTCGACGTTATAAATTGGTCGCAATTCGTTTGATTTAGTTAACTCCTAATTtgattacttttgtttttttcgacAAACTACTCCTAATTTGATTACTTATTCTGCACAAATATcagtattttttaaattaaaaaccatTTCCAACAACTACTCTAACCTAATAAAACTAGAGATCTCATtcaatttggtttatttattgtttaggtAATCATTGGTCTAATTCTCACTCTACCAGGCGGATTTAACAAAGGTTGAAAACATTACCAGTAAGGCAGTAACTGTTTATAAATGGGAGATCATCTAGTTAAGTACGGCATAAGCTTGTAGTATCATTTCCTAATGTTGTCATCGCCATGAGGCCCATGACCCTATCTCGTCGGATCcttcttttcttaattacttttcCCCCCTCTTCACGCCATAGCTACAATACTTTCGTAGGACGTGCGTGAGTTCTTATAAACAACGTAATCAGGTAATGCGTGAACATTTATGAATACAgcttaaaaaattgaattaaactCACATGAACTGAGAGAACGAAACATATATGGTTATGAAGGTTCACATGATTCCTATGAAACAAAAGACATGACTGAGACACTAATAAGAGAGACTTGGAAATTAAAACCATGAAGATCATAAAGGACTTCTGAGCAAAACCATGGACAGTCATgaatgggagagagagagagaggacggTGTAGTGGTTTTCATTGCAAAATGAACCATACTTATGGGACCATCATGGCTTCACTCTTCTCGCATCAACTCTTTTTTTCAAACTTCCTACTAAACTCTGTGATATCACACAAGCAACTGTGAAAAGGAGCACTATAGAGATAATCCCTAAGCTGATGTTGAGGATAATTCTTTTCCAAACTTGTAGTAAGCAGTGACATGGATTTGAGTATGATACCAGAAATGGGTCTCtaagacaataataatacaatgcTCCTAAGATCATTGattcaaaaaatatgaaactgaGTGTCGATAGCCTATAACTCACAACAGTATCAAAATATAAGGCGTGAACGTCAAATAAGATTCTGCAATTCTTAAACACTTAATAGAACTGAAATGGACGAGTATTATCCAAAAACGTATGTAAGGAGTTCATTTATTGATTGAAAATTTGGCtgtaaagagagaaaacaaacagaggatgacaaaaaaaa from Camelina sativa cultivar DH55 chromosome 7, Cs, whole genome shotgun sequence includes the following:
- the LOC104699600 gene encoding 21 kDa protein-like encodes the protein MSSSIAFALVFFLLSLNPTSSLPSKRNSYVQNACSVTHYRDLCATTLSPFASVAKNSPSKWARAGVSVAITDNKDVLRYLLKTRLSTVGKRDRIALSDCRELLQDSLDSLHKSLAVLRTLKASEFQQQMSDLATWLSTSLTDKDTCIDGFEKTSSKSSTVRMIRRRVTTSLYVSSNSLALLNKLAANGL